The nucleotide sequence GCCCATACTTCAGCTTGTCAACAAAATACTTTAAGAATGCATGAAATCTATAAGATTTTAGATTTATTATCTGATTATCCATTAAAACGTTTGCTGTCAAAGGATGAAATTTTATCATCAGAGATAAAGAAATTGAACTGTTTCAGAGCGTGGAATTATGATAATGGTACAAATCTATCTCTCCTATGCATTGATATTTCAATTGCTCCTGTCCTTGCATTCATTACTTTAAAGGATCTGCAGTACAATATACTACTGTTTAATTCTCTTTCATATATTGagaaattattcatttctaaAAAAAATGTTTCAAGTATCAGTTTAGACAGTGAACGTACGATAAAAAATCCAGGTAGCATTATTTCTATGAGTAAGAGGATTATTATAAGATTTAATTGATCCAAAAAGGCTTTTGGATAcaggacacaagagattctgcagctgcagaTTCTAGAGTATCAcatgcaaaatactggaagaactcaggcagcatctatggagaggaataaacagtgcatatttcaggctgagacctttcatcaagccTGATCAGTCTTTGCATATCAGAAGCTCCTGATAAAAGAAACTTTATTCTCAGCCAGTTAAGCAAATATATTCTGCACACTTCCTTCTGCTTAACTCTCTTCCAAATACAAATATCTTGCAATTTTAGCAATAAAGGTTTTATATGCGGTGATAACAGTAGAGGTGGTCACAGTTAAATTCTATTCAACCAGAAGCCAGAACTTTAACTATTTTGTACTTTATAGCCTCATCTTTGTTTATTGTTCTAATAGGCTGCTTGTAAATAAAATTATAGTAGATAATGATGTAACAGATCCTTAGCCAAGAGATAGCAACTGTTGTTTTAAAAAATTGTCTATTGTTGATTCCTTTTAATATATATCAGTACAATAAAAGGTTGGATTTAAAGCGTTGACTCAAATAATTGAGCTCGTGATGATCTTGCTTTTAAGAAATGACTCCTGATGATTTTGTCAGAGCTATTGACTAGTATTGTGTAATTTTGGCAGATTTGAAATAAGACCAATTGAAATGGAAACAAAGTACTTTAGCCATCACATTATTTCAACATGAATGAACTTATTTTTCTGTTTTGGTTTCAGTAACCATCTTCATAAATTCTTCTACCAGTGttatccacaaggtttggaattttcaggaataaatgaaaaaaagaagTTTAAAAGTAAACGTAATAATTATTTGTCTAATTTCAAAATTTTATGCCCATGATAAACTTTTCTTTTAGCActattttggtaaattttcaatTTGCCCTTTGTTTATGAAAAAGAAATGACAAATTATAAATAAGAAATCAAAAATATACATTTGTTGGCTGACGTATGTTGCTGATGCTGAGATGGTAAGGGCAATACACACCTAGCTGCTGTAAGCACTCCCTGAGTGTGAAGGTGGAAGATCCTACCACATGAAGGCATCCATAATGCCCCATCAATGCTTCATCTTTAATTGTCCATTAAGAATGCCAAATGACAGGTATGAGGAAGATCCCTTTCTCTGAGAATCCAATCCTTCGGAAAGAAATCTGTACTATCTCATTCAAGGAAGCTTCAATGTAAATGGTAGCTGATGGCCAATTGATCAAGTGTGTCAGTTGTATAATGTTTGCTATTACCATGTTACtcacagatttaaaaaaaacaaattacattGAATATATTCTTATTGCACTGTATTATGTAATACATTTTACAAATGACACATCTGATCAATTGAAGCTTCCTTGGATGAGTGGTTAGGGATTTCTTTTAAACGACATTAGATTCTCTAAATATTCAGTTACATAGTAGAAAGATCTGGGGCTGAAGCACGAATGCAGTCCATTGACTTTTCATTATGCAGGTGATTTGTATGAGTGAGGCTGTGGCCAAGATAGTCTGGATTTCTTTTGGTCAATACTGATTCTCTTTTCCCGCAATGCAACATACAAAACCTGAAGCACCTTTTAGAGATCAAGTAGATCATTTCGGTCACGCTTATTACAACGCAAAGAGCTGACGCCCCTACCATGAAATATGTGAAGATTTTTTTCTCAGTTGGTCTGGCAATATAGCAGTCTACAACATTGGGACAAGGTAAAACTTCACATTTGACTAGGCGAGGCATATCAAAACTGTCATAGATTCTGTGGAGGATATACAAGAATGCAACTTCTATCACGGTTTTAAAAAATAGACTTATTACGTAGGTCCACCAAAGCCCACCATGCTTTCTGCCAGCATCCTCATATAGCTTAGTATTGGAGTCTGGATGCTTCATATGGTACTTTCTCTCTTTGTCTTTTCTGTAGGCTACATGCATGACAACCAATAGAGACGGTGTAGAGATGAAAATCAATTGCAAGGCCCAGAGTCGGATGTGGGAGATGGGGAAATAGTGGTCGAAGCAGACATTGGTACAACCTGGTTGCTTGGTGTTGCAGTCAAAATCTTTTTGATCATCACCCCATACTTTTTCTGCTGCTACGACATAAACCAGCACTCGGAAGATGAAGACAACCGATAGCCAAATCCGACCAAATCCTGTAGAGTATTTGTTTACGCCACTGAGGACACCTTGCAACGTCTTCCAGTCCATGATATCTGGAAGTATTAATCTTCAAcctataacaaaaaaaaaacaaagtccaTACAATGATTCATCCCATGCAGATGCAGCAAACTAGTTCAATTTCAAAAAATGTACTCCATGTATATTTTCTGTGTGGACTCTATGAAGTGATTTGGATTGCTGTGTGAAAATAGAAAGAACACTTCTATTGTCTTTTACAGACTttgcaaaataaaattaatttcctTGCGCAAATTGTTTTATTTGTTGAATTGCACATCGTACTGTCTACAAATGGCACATCAGATGGTGAAAATTACATCAAATATACTATTAGAATTTGATTTACCCAGTTTTGGTACACCTTACTACCATTTTAGTCTAAGATCAGCACCCAGTTTATGGCAGGACAACTGGGAGCTTCATAAAGATAAACAAGCTGGCCACAATTTTGTTCTAATTCGAATTGGTGCTGCAGCCACTCATTAGTACCAAGTCACGCACAAGATTGTATTGAAGAGCTAAAGGAACTTAGATTTGAATATATCTGGACTAACTTTCTTCCTTTTTGGAATTTTTATAGGTTGTTAGAACCATAACTACTTTTCTTCACTGAAGGTTTTTGGTTGCCTTATTACTGGCTGTCTGGACAGGACCACCAGCAACAACCTGGTGAAAGGATATTTATGGAGCAAATTTGGCCATCTGGACTCTTGTAAGGGGTTGACTTTCTGCAGCGGAGACATGTGGAAAATCTGCAGGGTATTGCAGAAGCATTTGGAGTCCATTGCCTCAGCTGATACTGCATTGAATCATACAGTGAGCAAGATCACAATTCTTCTTGTCTTTCAGTGCACTGAATCAGTTTAAGGTGCCAGGATGAGTTATATAAAATGTACATTAGGCCAGAGTACATCCCTGCATAATCAAAGCTTCTATCGAGGAAATAAATTGATCTCAGTTCCTTGCAGTCAGTAGAAAAAGACTGAGCTCTGCAGCAATCCTGCAATTGGTCCCTTCTAATGAAAGTCTACCTGTGGAATCTTGATAGGGTTGTTTATTATATTAATAACTTTCATTTACATTGCAACCTTAacctgggtggcagggtggagatacatctctaccaaaggaggagtaagttgttcttccctccactagcctgcaggtcacctttgggaaaggtgtagcacctgcttagcccccctaatcagggtcatgtgaagccacgggagcaggtagTTGGCagccgtatgagcagctggtgcatatcacaaatcctagtTATGCGACCACTGGTGCCAGATAGACAATCTCCAAAAAGTATTGAGGGCTGGGGTCAACCATctcataaagacactgcccagaagaatgcattggcaaactacttctgtacaAAAATTTGCTAaagacaatcatggtcatggaaagaccatattGACCACACTATATGACAAGGCACATAACAAGTGAACCAGGAAAACTCACAGGGCCATAATTAAGCAAAATTTTTGAATCTACCACTGAGGAAGCATTAAGGCTGCTGAACAAACCTAGAATAAAACAGTACATCTAAGGAAACAAACCAAATGAATAAATTCTATGACTTTTTTTGAAGGAAGTTCTAGAGACCAGAGTCCAGGCAGATGAAGCCATGTCATTAAAACTTGAATGAAGGAGATCATGGATTTAGAAGCTGCTTTTCTCAGCACTGTTTGTTGTCAGCAGACActcgtttttttttaattgttgtgAAATAACTTACAATGTTTTCTCTACTTTTTTCTCATAATTTGTAATTACGTGGCTGAGAAAACAGACATGATAGGGATATTGCTGAGGATCATTTTCTTCATACTTGAAGAAAAATTACTGTCACCCAGCAGCTGCCAACTGTGCACATGCCTGAACTAAAAGGCTCCAACGTGCAGTGTTATGGAAGTGAGCCTGGGTCAGCTCAACAGGTAACAACTTGTCTACACATCCAAACATTAATTTTAAAAtgataaaataaaaaatacacTGACTAGGTTGCTTGTTTGCATCACTCTATATCGAGATAATTGTATAGCCAGCTAGATACTTATTTAATAAAATTCCTCAAACTGTATCATGTGATTAGGATTTTACGAGAGTTGATTTAGAGTAGAGCTGGAAATGTTCTCATTAGCTCTCCAGAAGAATAGAAGATGTATTTTTATACTGATTCTATTGAATTCCCATCCAGTTAACTGAAATGACATCATCACATTGTGAATTTCTGGTGAGATATTGATATGATTAATACAATTTTTATGATTTATAGAAGTATGTTGAATTATTCCATGACACATCAGATCAAAATGGCTACAAACAATTAAATGCACTCAGCAGTATTTAGGTGTGCTTCCGTGAAAAAGAATGCTAGAGATAATTATTGGGAAATTTCAAGGTGCATGCAATAAGCACCCTGTAGAACATTTCCTGACAGATATCCTTGCCTTTAAATTTTGTTGGAGAAACATATTTCTAACTAAATCTTTCTCAACTCGCAAGAGATGACACCCATTGCAGGGATGATATTGCTAAAAATACTTCATTACAAAATAAATTACATCAGAAAAATACGAACGCCAAAGGAGGGTATGCTTTAATTAAGGTATTTTATGAAGCTCCCCAGTTTTGGCAGAGAAACAGTGGAAAATAAATATCATACTTCTTATTCTCATTCCAGTATAGAAGATATCTACCAATTTTAACTGCACAGTCTATTCCAAACAGTGAGGGATGGTGAAGAATATGCCTTGGCTGCCATATGAGACTATCAGCTGCCAGAATTATGAAGAGGAGAAAGATCAATAATATGTCAGTAGGTTACACAATCTGACCCCAGTGATGCTTAGTCCTCCAGCAGGTAGCCTTACCCTTTATCTTATGGACAGCTGAACAAAGGTTAAGCAGGAGGAAGACCTCTTCTCCAGCAATATTGTCTAAAGGTATTTTCAGACACTTGATATTGATAGAGTTTTCCTGGCTGCTACTACAACTAAACAAATACCTGTGTGTCTTTGTAAAGTCCTTCAGTGTTGACTAAGTCAACAGGTTGTGGTGTGGTACTTTTGCCCAAATCAGTTGCTCCCAGATGTGGGTGTATGAGTGTCCACTTGGAATAAACCATGACTGAGAGAATGAACAAATGCAGAGGTAGTCATTAGAAGAAGCAGGATGTAGGGGAAAGGTATTATTGCCCCTTATTCTACAAGAATGTTAAGTGCATAGTTCAGTGGTGGGCATGAGTTTAGAAGATGTGCTTGTTCTATTTGTACCTTCAGAGACTTGTGAACGCTTTGAGATGCAGTTTGAGGCTTTCATCAGTGCTGAGTATTTGAGGGTGTGATAGAACTTAGGAACATTAGGCATGAGCCTTCTTAATAGTGATCATTGATAGGTGATTGATTGCAAACATTGAGCATCCTTTCTATACACTTAATAGGATTCTCTGTACTGGATCACAAGGTCAAAGCCATTAAACCTTTTGCAGTATTACAGCTACATttttgaggacatgacttttgACATTAATTTTCCAACTATTTCCTCATGgaacattcctccttcacctcttaAGCTAAGACCTTTGgtgcaaaaatcaaaataatGCATAACCCACTCTATCCCATGATGTGCTATGAGCTGTCTGGTAAATCTCACCAATAAACATCTGCTTTAGGCTGACTTTGAGTAGTCAAAGGTAGCTTGCACTGGTACTGGCCACTTAGGACACGAGGACCCTACAGAGGCAATTGGCACTCAGGAATCTTGTTAGCTTGTACTGAACAACCATTGGTATTGGTTATTGAGCTCTTAGTGTATCAGAAGGAGACCAGTTCATCCAAGATTAATACCCACGTTTCCAAGcactttcttcttcagccctaaAGCAAGCGTTCTGAGTTAGCTTGAACTCCAGCACAAAATTAATATCTGAGACTTAGTCTTCCTGCAATACTATCCAACATTCTTCTCAAGAGGTATTTCCCCTGCCTTCCATTGATTACGCTCTGAAATAAAGACAGGGGCCCTGACAAATAGAATATAGATTGGGAGTACATATTGGTATACATTTATAACTGGAGGAAAGCATGAAGTAACATTGTAGGGACAAAGGTCAGCTATTAGCCTTGTTCTGCCAATGACTGATTTAAACTTCAGCCGTTTTCATTCCATGTCTCTTAAACACAAGTTCATATGACCAGGTGACATTGCTACACTGCTGGTCATTCCAATAACTATGATTAAGAACAATTTGATATCTTGCCAATCAAACATATTAGAAATGACTGCTGCCGCGTTTTGAGTAAATATTATATATTACTAAGATTAACAATCTTCTTAAATGACACAAGTTAAATACCAGATAAACATTCTTCCTTCTTAGTGGTCTCCATTGAGAAAATACTTCACTAATTATTTATCCTTTGCTTTCTAAACTGTTAGTAGCGGCTCTAACAACTTGATCCTGACAAGCTTTACTTTCTTGACAGTCTGTTGATATATTCAACTAATAAACCAATGAAGTTTGTAGTCAGTTAGAGTAACTGATAAACATTAGGCAATAAAtgtataaattaattaattattaacCAACAAACTAAAATCTCAGTTTCAAAAATCTGTTAATCTGAAGGGTTTAACTTGCAGGCTTCATTTAATTgcaagtatatttaaatatttatcatTCCTTTCATCCATTTACTGTAGGGAAAGAGTGTATTAATTATAATTGTGGGGGAGGAAAGACTTTAACCTAAATCTCACTCCAGTTATTGTCATATAAAATGGGCTTTTTAAGAATTTTATTTCCAAAAACTGAATTAAAATTTGGCAAAGATTCATTGATACCAGGCTGTATGTATGTGGCCCTGTTTCCATTTTCCAGCTTTTAGGGTATATTATCTtctttcctttctgagccacaatCTATTGAATACATTCAATCCATCTTCAAACCCTTTTCAAATGATATATAAAAGCACTTCCTGTAAAGTGACCTCAATCTCCCCAAGCTTTTGTCTTAACTTTGTAGAACCATTGACTGAGCATACAAAGAAGCCATTCTACTTTGTATATCCAAGCTAGGTGTTAATGCTCTTCTCCTGATGTTTTTTCCCTTGCTTGTTTATAACCAAACATGTCTACTTCCCTTGGAACGATTTATTTTAGCTGCTTCTTAATCCTCAAGGTGGCCTTGACAACATCTACAAAAATGGAAGCAGGTTCCTTGTGAACATTTAAAATGGCCAAGTTAGTCTCTCCTCCATTTTTCATTACCTTTACCAGCTCTGTCACTTCACTTGTCCAAGAGATAGCGTGGGAGTGACTTATCTTTCTCCAGCATGTGAGGTGAAAGTTCATCAACTCTTCAATTTAGCTGCCAATtcatctctcttttttttcccaaTCCTGAGACAGATTGGTTAGTGTTCGATGTCAGATGCCATAATCAAACATGAATTGAGCTTTTGACCATGGTCACCTTAATCACAAAAACTACATACTCCTACCTCATTGAGATTGCCTGCTGCAGCCTTTATGTCTAGCCACCTGCAAGTGAAGCCATCATAGGCTGCACAGTTGCATAGTGCACAACGCTTTACAAaacaggcaacctgggttcaattcctgtcactgccttTAAGGAGATTGTACTTTTGCGGTGCTCCGACAGTCTAAAGGTGTACtggatggtaggttaattggtcattgtaaattgtcctgtgtttaggctagGATTGCATCAAGGGCTGTATGGTTTGAAGGGCTGGGGGGCTTATTCCGCACAGTATGCCaaacaatcaatcaataaataaataaagttatctcCAAACTAAAATGCTTTAATCTTCTCCCTTTCAGTTTTTCCTCTTCCACACAAAGtttcaattaaataaaaatatgCAACCAATGCcatattttggaccaagacctgcCCTAGAATTATACCATAATCATCAGTGAATGTTAGCTGCTATACCATATTGAAAGCTTTGACATTGTTCTTAAACCCTTCAGAAGCATTACTGTTCTTAATATCTGTAGCTTTTCTACTCTCTGCTTCTCCATTTCCAGACTCTTAGCAGTTTCCTCCCTTTGGCTTACCATTAGTGGTAGCATCTTCAAATGCCAATTTACATGGTCTGGATTATTTTCCCTCAGTTTCTACCAGTAACCAATATACTGTAGGTAATGTCAACAGGGCTAAGACCAGTATGATTCAGGCTTTTAGGAAACTGGAAAGGTTAGTATTGCTTTAATCTATTGTACAATTCTCCACCACTTTCCCACATTCCATTCCCCTGACTGTATCTTCTTATGTAAGTCTACTCCCTTTAGCTCATTTTTCTGAGAGATGTGGTTTGAAATTCCTTTCTGAGACCTTACTAAGGCAACCGCCAATCTACTTTGAAGCAACGTTTATTTATTGTGATAAAGTGGGgaatgggcccttctggccctttgaaccatgctgcccagcaattccccaatgTAATTCTAGCCAAATCATGGGGTCCTGCTTGGTGGCGCAATGATATCTGCGCCAGACTCCGGAGCAAaggttcccgagtttgaatccaagtCCGGATtagcgtcaagctagcaacttggccttgtaaaaacaagaatagtttGCTACGGAAGCACCGTCCtgacggtgccccgataactccactgccgagttaagggctattcttttTCTCTTCTTCAAATTATGGGGCGGTTTaccaaccagtatatctttggactgtgggaggaaactagagcacctggaggaaacccatgtggtcacagggagaacgtacaaactccttacaggccacAGCTGGAATAGTACCTGGGTCACCAGTACTAAAAAGTGCtgggctaaccactacactactgtgccatgccAGATGACCAACTCTTTGTTGGCATAGCATCCATTTTATCTAGTGGGTCAGAAAAATGTAATAGAATATTTTAATGAGTAATGGCATCAGTAATGATGTTGTGATAATTGAAAATGCCTATTATGTTGCAGATCCTTATTGACATCAAAGTGCATGAAGATTAAGCCTGAATGGAACTGAAGAGCACTCCAGATCAGTGGCAATCGCAGAAAATCACCATGCAATGATTTTATGAACAGTATTAATTCAAATGTTGCAAATTCCATTTCCAAAATAATTTTGCAACAGTCCTTCCATTGTTTAAACTTCAACTTCCTTGACATGTACTACCAAATTCCTTCTTAATGTGTTTGATTGTCAAGGTGGATTATAGACTTGGCAGttaacaaatcttttcaaattcTATGCCTCCAGTTGAAATAATTTCACAGTACAAATATTCCGAAGTGAGAACACAAATAGAATTAAGAATAAACATAGGGCCCTTAAAAGGTAATTCAATTTAAAAAGTAAACTGTGATATCACTACTTCACATTGATTGTCAAGGTACAGCATTCACTAAAACAGTCAGCCAGAGGACAATGTTGCAATATATAGTTGGAATGGCAGGGAGAGGCCCCTTTGCAAAAGCGAGAATACATGGTTGTCATACAAATCATACCTAACACCGACCGCTCTCCACTTTCCCTGTGATTCAGTGTGTCGTTTTAAAGAATCATAGTTAACCTTGTTTGAAGTAAATTAATTTCTATAGAGAAATACAGTATTTCTTACCAGAATTAACTGTGCCTTTAATTTAAGGATTCTTTATATAACAGGCTTGCCTGAAAAATAAAGTAAAATTACTTTTAATTACATTAATAATTGAACACATAATGTAATCAACAACTGTATGAAAAAGAAATAgtgagtttgttttcttttgaacaTATGGCCTTATTAGAAGTATAAATTCAAGACGTAAATTATACTTCCAAGTTCAAGCTGTGATATTCTTTCCAATTGTAAATTGTTAACTTATAAATTTCCTGAAACGCTCTGatgagtattttttttaaagttcagaTAAAATGAAAGACTTACAAGTAAACAAATCTTTACAAGTTTAATATCCACAGGCAGAAGAAACAAGCAGTCTGGAAGTTCCAACTCAATGGAATCTGTGGTTAACTCTCCCAAGAAAGTTGTTCAACTAAGCTTTGCACAAAGTGATCTGACACTGCAGTTTCTTCTTGTTTTCTTTCAGTATTCTGGGGCGGGACTAAGCTATGCTGCCTTTATACAGAATCAGGTGACATCAGCAACTCTTAAAGCGACGTCAACACTTAGTTGGTAAGTGATGAATAATACATTGTTTCCGCTGGGTATGGCACCtcccaccactcacaccccccATGTGTAAAATATGGCTGTTAGCATTCCATTCGTAAGCATCTCTGATTATTTTATTTCCAAGTCCTTTGGCATACTAAATACTGCAGAGTCATATTGAAATGTGGTTGATGACTTTCTCAAGTTTGAACTGAGCAGTCATCATAATTTTATCTGCCTTCCGCTCTTAAGC is from Hypanus sabinus isolate sHypSab1 chromosome 30, sHypSab1.hap1, whole genome shotgun sequence and encodes:
- the LOC132383430 gene encoding gap junction beta-3 protein-like; the protein is MDWKTLQGVLSGVNKYSTGFGRIWLSVVFIFRVLVYVVAAEKVWGDDQKDFDCNTKQPGCTNVCFDHYFPISHIRLWALQLIFISTPSLLVVMHVAYRKDKERKYHMKHPDSNTKLYEDAGRKHGGLWWTYVISLFFKTVIEVAFLYILHRIYDSFDMPRLVKCEVLPCPNVVDCYIARPTEKKIFTYFMVGASALCVVISVTEMIYLISKRCFRFCMLHCGKRESVLTKRNPDYLGHSLTHTNHLHNEKSMDCIRASAPDLSTM